In the genome of Arctopsyche grandis isolate Sample6627 chromosome 13, ASM5162203v2, whole genome shotgun sequence, the window ttaattACCTTGCagattttaagtcaaaaatatactttttttccaCTCGTTTTCCTTGTGGCCTTCCTTTAATCCGATTACATTCTCTTAAATACTATTCCAACAATTTTGTCCACCtctcgtccattcttctagctacgtgatccACCTATTGCCGTTTTGATCTCTTCACTCACTCCGCTATATCCACTACCccttcatacttctcacccacatattctaTTCTCCATATTCCGTATCTGTCCTCGCTATGCCGAACATACAGTGTTCCACACTTCTTAGAATGAATAGTCATTGCTATCAGAATTAGTTTTATGATTTGAAGCTACTTCTAAAATGACACAGATTTATGGTAAATTAatctacaaaaataaaagtaccATCGAGGGCATAAAAAACTCAGTAATGTTTCAAgcttcttaatttttttaactctAAAACCCATATTGACGATTTTCAGAATTACATTGTTAAATAGCGATTAAAATTTATTCCAAATGAAAAAAGTCAAGGGATAGTATGTGTTGGTAAAATATTTGTGGGCTTGCAATAATGCTCTTATTcgataatagtattatatatttacaattttatgttTACTAAATTACTATGTTCATacctaaaaaaaatcggatgagaccaacccatgactttatctttatatttgaagaatataaagtcaaaaaacaaaattcgataattaaacatacatacacgttcacacgtaccggttatgagaacattttcgatacaaattgagttgCAAATATAGGGAAACAATTACActagacaaaagttctacttccggctgtcggattttgttcgaaattttttgatTACTTACAAGcacaataattattatacatattaaatatcacgaaaataaaaataattcaaaaggtcaaaataaaataatgaaatattgttagatcatgaaaacgtaatcagtgatcgattctgagttcgaatttttacatgatcacaaaacttcatctattgttactacgtacatagataaaataaaaatatttctatatatgcTAGTCTAACATGGGTTTGCAAAAGATTTCAAAGATAACTAGCtggttttgaatttattgtgATTCATTAGTATTGCGTATGTAGCTGAGATTCGTACAATCTATTGACTTATGCAAGATATGTAAGTGTATTCCAAAGAGTGATCTGATTATTTCTTATTGTACTTTATTCCTATTATTATAAATCTATTTGTAATTGCTATTGCATTCAaggaattatataaaaatataattatatttttatgggaTTTTTAGATATGTTAGTGTGTAATCTATTTTCTTATTAGTAATATGcctacacattttttattaggatattttttaatataaacaaattaaattgaatattttgtaattattttattgaaaaatatattactttaaaGAAAACACAACAACCAATTACATATAATTCTGTATATTTAAAACCAATAAGTAAGTTTCATTGTTCCATCGGTGACTCTCTGAGTGTCCATGACGCTCATTTGTCGCACAAGATGACGCATAGAATTTCGCCTCGGTATCTCCTCATTTTCACTCCTAAGATCGGTTATAAACGTTTGATTCATTTCCAGTTGATCTAAGTCTTCGTAGGATGCATCTGTGGCGGCAGGTGGTCTATAAAATTGCACatattagtattatatgtagtaataataaaaatcaagtaaacaATTATTAGAAAGACAACCTTATTGGAATGCATCGTAGGCAGTCAACATAGGACCAATCTTTTCCAAATTCTTCTCCTTCCTCCAACGTTTGCGGCAGTTTATGATGCAAAGTCTCAGGTAGACGTAGTCCAGAAATCCCTCCAATCACAGATATACTTCCCATGATCACAAGCGGCATAGCTAGATTTTCTGATCCctgattatatttcaattaacaTAATGAAACGGGAATATTAAACATTAGCAGTAGTATAATTTAGTAAGTTTACCAAGTAAGTTATAAACGGTATGACGATTAATCCAAGTCCACCTATATACGCTGATGTTCCAATTCCAACACCGCGAAGTTGCGTTGGATAGAGTTCTCCAGCAAATGGATAGATTATCAGAAATGAGGCAGATATTAATGATTTCGAAAACAGAAATAGCACTAATGTCGTGATCACAGCATCTTCAAAAATACAGATGGAAATTACATTTAATaagttttaatttcaaataaaatgaagttattttataaaaataaaaattgatcaaGCTTAATCGATATTTTAATCGACCTTCCTTTTGGAGataaaagaatgaaaataaaattaattaggtCGGTGTAAAAATATCTTCATTGTCTGATGCTTTGATATGATACTTGgaactattatatacatatatatatatatatatatatatatatatatatatatatatatatatatatatatatatatatatatatatatttgatgtaAAAGCTTTATGATTTAATCTGGAAATACCTTGCGGTAATGACACAGTTATAATGCAACTGACACCACTCAGCACCATTGATAAACATAATGGCCATCGTCTTCCCCATTTATCCATTATGATCCAACATACAATATAGCTCGGAATTTCAACAGCAGATGCTAAAAAGAAGCTCACATACTGATTGCTCCCAAGAGACGGTCCATAATAACTTAATCCAACATAAACCATTTCATTGGCGAACCAATTCAAAGTAATCAAAAACGTTTTCAATCGCATATTAGGCGTTTTGCACAACGAGAATGCAGTGTAAGATTGCTGCAATCTTGCTTCTTCACTTTGCGTCcttttcatcatcatcaattGCTTCAGCTTTTGTTTGAACGATTCAGGCAATTGTTTACCGTTGACTCTGGCGAGTTTTTCTAATATTTCTAAAGCTTCTCCCAGTCTACCTTTGGCGAGCAACCATCTTGGAGATTCCGGCAGGAAAAACCAATAAAAGTAATAAGCACAAAATGGCATTGATGTCACTAATGCCAAGTAACGCCAATCTCTGACCAAATAAGCAATCCCTGACAGAAATATGAGACCCAGCGTATAAAACATGCATGTAAGTACGGTAATAAACGATCTGTAATTCGGCCCCACAAGTTCTAAAgctaaaataaaaagataacaAATTTAATGCGTCATATAATACATCGGAAATGATGTGTCCTAGAGGTGGTTCGCAACAAGAAGCGGTTTTGCACTAGTGAAAGGGAATTTAGCATATATTCATGctcagatatatattttttgcacttCTAATCGCAAACCAGCTCTATAACGAATTCCATTACGAACTATGAATGCCAGGGTTATAAACAATATAACTTACATATGATGAAAGGTATTTGATAAACTGCTGGTATAGTCGAACCAACGATTACTCTGCTACTTGCCCACCAAGTAAAGTTTTGCGCTAGTGAAGTTAGTAAGCTGCCAATTATAAGCACGCTTAGACAGGTAAAATAAGATTTCTTGCGGCCAATTTTATCGTTAAggaaaccaaaaaaatatacaccgaCTGGTCCTCCAGCATTTAAAGCAACCAGTCCTAAGGTCGGGTATATGGCATGATCACAAACCAAATCAAACTAAAAAGAAACAGTTGAGTTCATATATAATAAACCATCTAAAACGTGTACTTGTGTGTAGTGTAGTGACTCACGTCTATCACCAAAGAAGATTCAACTTCAGATCGGTCGTACTCCCAGCCGTCCAAACACTTTTCCTTTTCCCACATCGGATCTGGTTCTGATCGTATTATATCTTGTAAAGACATTTCAGTCCAATTCATGCGATACCTCAAACATTTGTCGTATCCCCGATTCGAGTCTCCCTACAAAAAATATCTGTAAAAATGATACGGTTATACAATAACACAATCGCTTTTTTTTGTAAGGCGGGTTAAACGAGCGAAGCAACAATCCAATTACAAGCACGGAAGAACACGAATTTAGGATACAGGTTACGAAAGGGGATTAAGGTCTTACAAAATCGATTAAAACCACCGGACTTATGCAACTGAAATTCGACCTAATTTGAGAAACATTTTGATGACCTGCTTAAGTTCGGATTTCAATTACGTACTCACATCTTTGGGTATGGAGATTTGCTTGCGTTGTTCTGCAGTCATGTTTGTGTTATTGATCAAATACGGAACGGCACACCAGTGTTCGGGAACGTCCGTCATGAAGAGTTGATTGAAAGCTCCAAACCCACACGGGATACAAGCAGGCAAACACACCAACCAAAGCAACAATTTTTGATACAGACCAAACTCCCCCACGTGCGGAAGCAAATCATCCAAGTCCATGTCATTGTGAGTTGGCTTTTGTGTaagcgtaaataaaaataaaatatcatatctttcaaatacatatagacTAAAAGACAGCACTAGTCTTATCCATTATACATGTATgctaaaaataacattaattaaatgaatgactttattattaatatagggTAAATCAGACGATTATAACCTGAAACATTAAAACtttaattcatacatatttaggcAAGGAAGGTGTTGACCAGtgtcccggcctatggaaacacATCTGTTTTTAGAAGAAGTTTCTTTATAGTTCAGTATACaagtattattgtatgtacggcAAAGGAGGTAGTTGCTCGATAATGGAGGAGTGGGTTGGCTGAACTCCAGACGCTGGGGCTGGTGCACTGGTTTATATCCTGGTCGATCATTCTCTGAAGATTACTACGAGCTTGAAGTTGTTTTGTGCGTAGCTGTATGATGAGATCATGCTTTCGGGGGTTTCTATAGGCTCGCGATCGTTAATATGGAGCGAGTCGAATTGTCATTGCCCTTGTATAAGCCAAGATATTTCAGACAAGATCAGCTCGTGTAAGTGTAGCTTGTGTTTTATGGAGAAATAGATGAGATCATCGACCTCGATTTGGGATAGTATaagtagtacatatatatgagctaAAACTAAACTACATAGTATAGCATTATGCAAAAAGTCGCTTCTGAATATGTCACTCGTGAAAACTGTGGATCTACAAATGAATATTACGTTGGACAGATAATTTCACAAATGAGTGTTTTATCTCAGATGAATCCCAAAGAGCATCGAGAAAAACTTGAATACTTTGATTAAGCAATGCGACATATCAACTCTTGCATCTTATTATCCAAAAGAAGATCTACAGTAGGAGAATCGTTGGAAGAAGGACGCCCTGACTGAAAAACCCGAGGCAATGAAGTACCACTAAACTGTTCTGGACGGCCAGCAAAATTATCAAAGCAAATATGATTGCCGACGTCCGGTAACAGATAAAGTATTGAAGTGTGAGCTCATTATGTTGTCTATCAATATCTATCCATTAATGTCATCCTTCCACTGCTTGATAGTTTGAGGTTGATGAAAATACAATAGGAAGAAATCAACATCTCCAAAAGGAAGGCCAACCAAAATATAtccaatcaaaaataaaaaaggagaaTTTATACATTCACTTGTGCCCAGTCCTGTAATCTATCAGtgatattactaaaaaaaaataagattgtGGTAAAATGCAATTCTATGTATGCAGTTTGCATTCATTTGGGTAATTAAAATGATCATCTTTGAGTTGCTAATCGTCTAATTGTTTCCGTTCCACTCTGTATATGCgaaatatgtaagtaatattATCCGATTAAATGATATCATTGAAAGTTTATTCTAATACTCGATACGTTTAAGGTTGAAACCTTGACACACAGCTCAAGGGCTAGCTCAAATGAAATCCACTTACCGTGTGTGCGTCTCTGGTAAGCCGTGCGGTGCTCTTCGGTGACTGTTCCATGATGAAATGATATGTATTGATACTTACAACATATCGTGAGGAAGAAACCTTACATTTCTACGTAATGCGTCTATGTTGGTGTTTATTTATAATCGAATACATTCGAAAGTGTAGGTGACTCGTAGTCTGCTCCGCTGTTGTTGAGTGTTTTGAATGTTATTAATGCAGAATGAAAGTGTTGtggtgtattatatatatatactagaagATGAAGAAAGTGAATGAGATTGGATATTATGTATACGAATGAAAGTTGTTGAAGGACATTGTTGATAGAAATAAATACAAGATTGTTCAATGAATCTGTTTATTGAATTCAGTATTCATTTAATACAGAAATAATCGTGAAAGATTATTCATAAATTTACGATCGAAtgaatacaaagaaaaaaaaatatagatttttctacaaaaatacaatgaatatgattaaaaaacaGAATTAAAACTTTAATGGATTTTGTTAAGATTtaattagcaaacattttaagtGGGTGGTACGGTTATAGAGCGAGTGTAGACTGGAACGAGTCTCTGACACACAAATCGTCACATGGCACAATAAGACATCAGACGATAGTTCACAAACATTCCGATCCCTCGCATTCGCCGAGattcaataaaaacaatattcaaaCACACAACTTTCGGGTATCTCTATAAAAACGCTTCAGAAAATACATAACAttcatataaacaaacagatcgTCTTCAATAACAAAACATACACATGATTTGCGATcaaatacacaaatttcgcttgtCTTATTGTTAATAGTCAccatcaattttttattttttttattattgttatcacgttcatgcatacaaaatttcattctCTCGTTTTCGTCTTCAGACAtattcatcatatatatatctaGCATatttacacattcatacatcTTAATTCACTAGGATATCATAGGACGCAATATCACACAATCAGGAATTGTTTAAACGTTGGGAGGGCTCCTCTTATGAACCCtgcaaaatatctaaaatattaatttacattaaaaacataCACTCGACAAATGCATTCGAGTGGACAACAAATCAGAGCCCTCCCAAATCACAGTTTTCACATTATCGTTTTTGTTTAGTTAAAGCAAATAAGTCTAAAATTTGTTAGATTTAATATACAAACTGCATAAGACCAGGCTTGGTCCGTTCAGCGAGTTCACCGCGTTTGGTGTTTCATTTTAACACTGCCAACGTTGGCAGGAATATTGGAAGGTGGTTGGCTCTAGCCAGCATACCATAGGCAGAGTCTCAGTTCCTCAATTGTTCAAAATTGAATcaagtgttaaaattttaacatataaaatcgataaaaataatGCAGGTATGCTGCAGTGACTTGAAATAAGAAGCCAGCCAGCTGGCACTCTTAATTTGTGCCTTGGTGTTTGTGAGCCCGTCGGCCAAATATTTGTAAAGGGAATGATGTCCGACGGGTTCACAAACGGTTTCGAAAACTACTTAAGAGATAAACTTATGTTCCGGCGTTATAGCACCGATCGCGCCACGCTTGCACGATTTGATTTTTTCCCCCCGTGAATTTACACACCGAGAAACGCCATAACGCCGACGCATAATACTAGAAAATGCATAACTAAACAACTCCGAGTTGCCTTTCAGTCATCGTACACATAATTAAGTCAAAGTTCATTCTTTGATTCAAAATCTCTCACAATCACTCAACCTTATTTATAACACTACTTCAACTTCCACGGCATACGTTTAGCTTTCCATCACAGGAACCTTCAGAAGATGACTTGATCACTCACTGCTGAATTAAGATTCCTTATACCACTTCCACTATTGACAAGAGCGATAAACAGAAAAAGTTTAAcgatattctaaaatttaaatggATAATTAAGTTTGGCAATGATTTTTTCACTTTCACTGTATCACATCTTAATTTTGCAGTTAAGTTTCACTTAAAGGCATAGTGAAGGTTG includes:
- the CarT gene encoding carcinine transporter isoform X1, which encodes MDLDDLLPHVGEFGLYQKLLLWLVCLPACIPCGFGAFNQLFMTDVPEHWCAVPYLINNTNMTAEQRKQISIPKDVNSNRGYDKCLRYRMNWTEMSLQDIIRSEPDPMWEKEKCLDGWEYDRSEVESSLVIDFDLVCDHAIYPTLGLVALNAGGPVGVYFFGFLNDKIGRKKSYFTCLSVLIIGSLLTSLAQNFTWWASSRVIVGSTIPAVYQIPFIISLELVGPNYRSFITVLTCMFYTLGLIFLSGIAYLVRDWRYLALVTSMPFCAYYFYWFFLPESPRWLLAKGRLGEALEILEKLARVNGKQLPESFKQKLKQLMMMKRTQSEEARLQQSYTAFSLCKTPNMRLKTFLITLNWFANEMVYVGLSYYGPSLGSNQYVSFFLASAVEIPSYIVCWIIMDKWGRRWPLCLSMVLSGVSCIITVSLPQDAVITTLVLFLFSKSLISASFLIIYPFAGELYPTQLRGVGIGTSAYIGGLGLIVIPFITYLGSENLAMPLVIMGSISVIGGISGLRLPETLHHKLPQTLEEGEEFGKDWSYVDCLRCIPIRPPAATDASYEDLDQLEMNQTFITDLRSENEEIPRRNSMRHLVRQMSVMDTQRVTDGTMKLTYWF
- the CarT gene encoding carcinine transporter isoform X2; protein product: MTDVPEHWCAVPYLINNTNMTAEQRKQISIPKDGDSNRGYDKCLRYRMNWTEMSLQDIIRSEPDPMWEKEKCLDGWEYDRSEVESSLVIDFDLVCDHAIYPTLGLVALNAGGPVGVYFFGFLNDKIGRKKSYFTCLSVLIIGSLLTSLAQNFTWWASSRVIVGSTIPAVYQIPFIISLELVGPNYRSFITVLTCMFYTLGLIFLSGIAYLVRDWRYLALVTSMPFCAYYFYWFFLPESPRWLLAKGRLGEALEILEKLARVNGKQLPESFKQKLKQLMMMKRTQSEEARLQQSYTAFSLCKTPNMRLKTFLITLNWFANEMVYVGLSYYGPSLGSNQYVSFFLASAVEIPSYIVCWIIMDKWGRRWPLCLSMVLSGVSCIITVSLPQDAVITTLVLFLFSKSLISASFLIIYPFAGELYPTQLRGVGIGTSAYIGGLGLIVIPFITYLGSENLAMPLVIMGSISVIGGISGLRLPETLHHKLPQTLEEGEEFGKDWSYVDCLRCIPIRPPAATDASYEDLDQLEMNQTFITDLRSENEEIPRRNSMRHLVRQMSVMDTQRVTDGTMKLTYWF